The following coding sequences are from one Aggregicoccus sp. 17bor-14 window:
- a CDS encoding metallophosphoesterase: protein MRFVHCSDVHITGDYFRSPLRLGWRRWVALLELTAGGRARAFREAPATLAAISGAAEREGAHLVVSGDLTAYALEEEFEGARRALGAPAGDPRRCTVVPGNHDTFTRGSVRSQRFQRHFGHLLHSDLPEHQREGAFPFVRLLGEGEDRVAVVGLCSARLPPMPGLSYGRIGAAQLEGLSALLADPRLEGRAVLVVVHHAPLTRLQRADRAHHGLVDASALLALLQGPRFAVLHGHIHQRYHHPATATRPHLFGAGSSTQAGHQGYWVIETQRGMVLGGKSEAPVH, encoded by the coding sequence ATGCGCTTCGTTCACTGCTCCGACGTGCACATCACCGGCGACTACTTCCGCAGCCCCCTGCGCCTCGGCTGGCGCCGGTGGGTGGCGCTGCTCGAGCTCACGGCGGGCGGCCGCGCGCGCGCCTTCCGCGAGGCGCCCGCCACGCTCGCGGCCATCTCCGGGGCGGCCGAGCGCGAGGGCGCCCACCTCGTCGTCTCCGGCGACCTCACGGCGTACGCGCTCGAGGAGGAGTTCGAGGGCGCCCGGCGCGCCCTGGGCGCCCCGGCCGGGGACCCGCGCCGCTGCACCGTGGTGCCGGGCAACCACGACACCTTCACCCGCGGCAGCGTGCGCTCGCAGCGCTTCCAGCGCCACTTCGGCCACCTGCTGCACAGCGACCTGCCCGAGCACCAGCGCGAGGGCGCCTTCCCCTTCGTGCGCCTGCTGGGCGAGGGCGAGGACCGCGTGGCGGTGGTGGGCCTGTGCAGCGCCCGCCTGCCGCCCATGCCGGGGCTCTCCTACGGGCGCATCGGCGCCGCGCAGCTCGAGGGGCTCTCCGCGCTGCTCGCCGACCCGCGCCTCGAGGGCCGCGCCGTCCTGGTGGTGGTGCACCACGCGCCGCTCACCCGCCTGCAGCGCGCCGACCGCGCCCACCATGGGCTCGTGGACGCCTCCGCCCTGCTCGCCCTGCTGCAGGGCCCCCGCTTCGCCGTGCTCCACGGCCACATCCACCAGCGCTACCACCACCCGGCCACGGCCACCCGCCCCCACCTCTTCGGCGCCGGCTCCTCCACCCAGGCGGGCCACCAGGGCTACTGGGTCATCGAGACGCAGCGCGGCATGGTCCTGGGCGGCAAGTCCGAGGCTCCCGTTCACTAG
- a CDS encoding crotonase/enoyl-CoA hydratase family protein → MSVRVEKSGPVTTVILQRPGVRNAVDRATAEALAEAFRAFDADPDARVGVLWGEGGTFCAGADLKAVAGGRMPHLAPEGDGPMGPSRMLLSKPVVAALSGHAVAGGLELALWCDLRVAEEDAVLGVFCRRWGVPLIDGGTVRLPRLIGLSRALDLILTGRPVGAPEALAMGLVNRVVARGEGRSAAEQLARELAAFPQACLRADRLSAYEGEGLALQEALRAEFVRGTEVLQAEAVPGAQRFAQGAGRHGQFDSGAD, encoded by the coding sequence ATGAGCGTGCGCGTCGAGAAGAGCGGCCCCGTCACCACCGTCATCCTGCAGCGGCCCGGGGTGCGCAACGCCGTGGACCGCGCGACCGCCGAGGCGCTGGCGGAGGCCTTCCGCGCCTTCGACGCGGACCCGGACGCGCGCGTGGGCGTGCTCTGGGGCGAGGGCGGCACCTTCTGCGCCGGGGCGGACCTCAAGGCGGTGGCCGGGGGGCGCATGCCGCACCTCGCTCCCGAGGGCGACGGCCCCATGGGGCCCTCCCGCATGCTCTTGAGCAAGCCGGTGGTGGCGGCGCTCTCGGGGCACGCGGTGGCCGGGGGCCTGGAGCTCGCGCTCTGGTGCGACCTGCGGGTGGCGGAGGAGGACGCGGTGCTGGGGGTGTTCTGCCGGCGCTGGGGCGTGCCGCTCATCGACGGGGGCACGGTGCGCCTGCCCCGGCTCATCGGGCTCTCGCGCGCGCTGGACCTCATCCTCACCGGGCGGCCCGTGGGGGCCCCCGAGGCGCTCGCGATGGGGCTGGTGAACCGGGTGGTGGCGCGGGGCGAGGGGCGCAGCGCGGCCGAGCAGCTGGCGCGCGAGCTCGCGGCCTTTCCCCAGGCCTGCCTGCGCGCGGACCGCCTCTCGGCGTACGAGGGCGAGGGGCTCGCGCTGCAGGAGGCGCTGCGCGCGGAGTTCGTGCGCGGCACCGAGGTGCTGCAGGCCGAGGCGGTGCCCGGCGCCCAGCGCTTTGCGCAGGGCGCCGGCCGCCACGGCCAGTTCGACTCAGGCGCTGACTAG
- a CDS encoding HAD family hydrolase, with translation MSPDSSLPSRAARGIVFDLDGTLVDSLPDIISSFLHGFEALGLPSPGAEQVRALIGEPLEAMYAELAPGEHVAALCAHYREYYPRHFTDHSRPFPGVVEALTTLRERGYLLAVATTKRTDMARRFVEAMGLSPLLHHVQGTDGFAHKPAPDVVLRALAALGTQGLWMVGDTTLDMGAGRAAGLRTYALTWGTHPKELLRTAEPDLLEPDLGALLARLPPLG, from the coding sequence TTGAGCCCCGACTCCTCCCTCCCCTCTCGCGCCGCCCGCGGCATCGTCTTCGACCTCGACGGCACGCTGGTGGACTCGCTGCCGGACATCATCTCCAGCTTCCTGCACGGCTTCGAGGCGCTGGGGTTGCCCTCGCCGGGCGCCGAGCAGGTGCGCGCGCTCATCGGCGAGCCGCTCGAGGCGATGTACGCCGAGCTCGCGCCCGGGGAGCACGTGGCGGCGCTGTGCGCGCACTACCGCGAGTACTACCCGCGCCACTTCACGGACCACTCGCGCCCCTTCCCCGGCGTGGTGGAGGCGCTCACGACGCTGCGCGAGCGCGGCTACCTGCTCGCCGTGGCCACCACGAAGCGCACCGACATGGCGCGCCGCTTCGTGGAGGCGATGGGGCTCTCGCCCCTGCTGCACCACGTGCAGGGCACGGACGGCTTCGCGCACAAGCCGGCGCCGGATGTCGTCCTGCGCGCGCTCGCGGCGCTCGGCACGCAGGGCTTGTGGATGGTGGGGGACACCACGCTGGACATGGGGGCGGGGCGCGCGGCGGGCCTGCGCACCTACGCGCTCACCTGGGGCACCCACCCGAAGGAGCTCTTGCGCACGGCGGAGCCGGACCTGCTGGAGCCGGACCTCGGGGCGCTGCTCGCGCGGCTTCCCCCGCTGGGCTGA
- a CDS encoding adenylate/guanylate cyclase domain-containing protein, with product MDAEPSAEPSLEELRLLRTLHRTVDDLLEESLKARETLAQTFRRLFPPLLQLLGARAVAVSTRNEELSEQTFHAGDWGGQHPGALLLAAPGARRHGPDTLYTQALDVVGTAVGSIGVLFPGDHEAPLAAARLARAVDTVAEQLDTVLCLVHTASEKHQLILECNAHLGNPVFEAGMDQAVLALSQRVNLPGFLLLYRDAVRPGLLHYRTYRRGHLEHESGERPSQALERAIAARGPELIGRAASAGSGLREVLGPVRTTEAVLISGAANASYDPLGKIVVWSDEGFSAYTLDLIRVLASTLSQRLLDYNRERIHLSQFFSAGVIDQLLADPDYAQLLRAQDQEVGILFADINGFTRMCEQGFESPKSIGRFVDEWSARAVDCIWAHGGVFDKMVGDCVIGLFGPPFFKGSRLERAEGAVRAAQDIARYTETLSAREEVARICRGVGLPGLGVAIGVNLAHAHCGLYGPNQQYTAFSSGMNQTARLQSLGGFRETLLMASVREVLAGSEDPALRALRFGPLTETPVKNVAQPLRHYRLL from the coding sequence ATGGACGCCGAGCCCTCCGCCGAGCCTTCCCTGGAAGAGCTGCGCCTGCTGCGCACCCTGCACCGCACGGTGGACGACCTGCTCGAGGAGAGCCTCAAGGCGCGCGAGACGCTGGCGCAGACCTTCCGCCGCCTCTTTCCCCCGCTGCTGCAGCTGCTCGGCGCGCGCGCCGTCGCCGTGAGCACCCGCAACGAGGAGCTGAGCGAGCAGACCTTCCACGCGGGCGACTGGGGCGGCCAGCACCCGGGCGCGCTGCTGCTCGCCGCGCCCGGCGCGCGGCGCCACGGGCCCGACACCCTCTACACGCAGGCGCTGGACGTGGTGGGCACCGCGGTGGGCAGCATCGGCGTGCTCTTCCCCGGAGACCACGAGGCCCCGCTCGCCGCCGCGCGCCTCGCGCGCGCCGTGGACACGGTGGCCGAGCAGCTGGACACCGTGCTGTGCCTCGTGCACACCGCGAGCGAGAAGCACCAGCTCATCCTCGAGTGCAACGCGCACCTGGGAAACCCCGTGTTCGAGGCGGGCATGGACCAGGCGGTGCTCGCCCTCAGCCAGCGCGTGAACCTGCCCGGCTTCCTCTTGCTCTACCGCGACGCGGTGCGCCCGGGGCTCCTGCACTACCGCACGTACCGCCGCGGCCACCTCGAGCACGAGAGCGGCGAGCGCCCCTCGCAGGCCCTCGAGCGCGCCATCGCCGCGCGAGGGCCCGAGCTCATCGGGCGCGCGGCGTCCGCGGGCAGCGGCCTGCGCGAGGTGCTGGGCCCGGTGCGCACCACCGAGGCGGTGCTCATCTCGGGCGCGGCGAACGCGAGCTACGACCCCCTGGGCAAGATCGTGGTCTGGAGCGACGAGGGCTTCAGCGCTTACACCCTGGACCTCATCCGCGTGCTGGCCTCCACGCTGAGCCAGCGCCTGCTGGACTACAACCGCGAGCGCATCCACCTCTCGCAGTTCTTCAGCGCGGGCGTCATCGACCAGCTGCTCGCCGACCCCGACTACGCCCAGCTCCTGCGCGCGCAGGACCAGGAGGTGGGCATCCTCTTCGCGGACATCAACGGCTTCACCCGCATGTGCGAGCAGGGCTTCGAGAGCCCCAAGAGCATCGGGCGCTTCGTGGACGAGTGGAGCGCGCGCGCGGTGGACTGCATCTGGGCCCACGGCGGCGTGTTCGACAAGATGGTGGGCGACTGCGTCATCGGGCTCTTCGGCCCGCCCTTCTTCAAGGGCAGCCGGCTCGAGCGCGCGGAGGGCGCGGTGCGCGCGGCGCAGGACATCGCCCGCTATACGGAGACCCTCAGCGCCCGCGAGGAGGTGGCGCGCATCTGCCGCGGCGTGGGGCTGCCGGGGCTCGGCGTGGCCATCGGGGTGAACCTCGCGCACGCGCACTGCGGCCTCTACGGCCCCAACCAGCAGTACACCGCCTTCAGCAGCGGGATGAACCAGACCGCGCGCCTGCAGAGCCTCGGCGGCTTTCGCGAGACGCTGCTGATGGCGAGCGTGAGGGAGGTGCTCGCGGGCTCCGAGGACCCCGCGCTGCGCGCGCTGCGCTTCGGCCCGCTCACCGAGACGCCGGTGAAGAACGTGGCGCAGCCGCTGCGCCACTACCGGCTGCTCTAG
- the pdxH gene encoding pyridoxamine 5'-phosphate oxidase, giving the protein MDLPHDPFERFAALYAQARAAIPVDPNAMVVATVGPDGQPSARVVLLKEFDARGFVFYTNYESRKGEELLAHPKAALVLHWAPLERQVRIEGGVEPVSPEEADAYFQSRPRGSQVGAWASAQSRPLKSREELEQRVEALTRQYEGKPIPRPPHWSGFRVVPRRIEFWHARASRLHERLVYARDGVGSPWHTEMLNP; this is encoded by the coding sequence GTGGACCTCCCGCACGATCCCTTCGAGCGCTTCGCTGCCCTGTACGCCCAGGCCCGGGCGGCCATCCCCGTGGACCCCAACGCGATGGTGGTCGCCACGGTGGGCCCGGACGGACAGCCCTCGGCGCGCGTGGTGCTGCTCAAGGAGTTCGACGCGCGCGGCTTCGTCTTCTACACGAACTACGAGAGCCGCAAGGGCGAGGAGCTGCTCGCGCACCCGAAGGCGGCGCTGGTGCTGCACTGGGCCCCGCTCGAGCGGCAGGTGCGCATCGAGGGGGGCGTGGAGCCGGTGAGCCCCGAGGAGGCGGACGCGTACTTCCAGAGCCGCCCGCGCGGCAGCCAGGTGGGCGCGTGGGCGAGCGCCCAGAGCCGGCCGCTCAAGTCGCGCGAGGAGCTCGAGCAGCGCGTGGAGGCGCTCACCCGCCAGTACGAGGGCAAGCCCATCCCGCGCCCGCCCCACTGGTCGGGCTTTCGCGTGGTGCCCCGGCGCATCGAGTTCTGGCACGCGCGCGCGAGCCGCCTGCACGAGCGCCTCGTCTACGCGCGAGACGGCGTGGGTAGCCCCTGGCACACCGAGATGCTCAACCCATGA
- the glgA gene encoding glycogen synthase GlgA, which produces MKVLFLSSEVHPFSKTGGLADVAGALPAALAALGHDVKVVTPRYLEVRDPRLQPTGHVLQLRFPFGPLGGPLLSVKLSARHEVLFLDCPALYGRPGLYGDGHSEFADNARRFAYLCAGALQAAQRVGFAPDIVHLNDWQTGLAAVALRTGFRQGALARACTVFTVHNLAYQGHFPKGVMDELGLPWSLFRAEGGLEFYDGINLLKAGLVFSDALTTVSPTYAKEIQTPEQGYGLDGLLRERAEDLHGIVNGIDVGEWDPRTDPHLPQRFGPGDLAGKAACKRALLERFELPAQGAAGEAPLFATITRLAHQKGVDLLLAALPDLLARGARFVALGNGDPRYEAALRELAHAWPRQVGVHIGFDVALSHLIEAGADFFLMPSRYEPCGLNQMYSQAYATLPVVRATGGLADTVDAGPEGTGIAFGPFEPEALQGALDQALALYADAPRLARFRERALARDFSWAASARQYEALYRTLLAAPSGAR; this is translated from the coding sequence ATGAAGGTCCTCTTCCTCTCCTCCGAGGTCCACCCCTTCTCCAAGACCGGAGGGCTCGCGGACGTGGCGGGCGCGCTGCCGGCGGCGCTGGCTGCCCTCGGCCACGACGTGAAGGTGGTCACCCCGCGCTACCTGGAGGTGCGCGACCCGCGCCTCCAGCCCACCGGGCACGTGCTGCAGCTGCGCTTTCCCTTCGGGCCGCTCGGCGGCCCGCTGCTCTCGGTGAAGCTCTCGGCGCGCCACGAGGTGCTCTTCCTGGACTGCCCCGCGCTCTACGGGCGCCCCGGGCTCTACGGCGACGGGCACAGCGAGTTCGCGGACAACGCGCGCCGCTTCGCCTACCTGTGCGCGGGCGCGCTGCAGGCCGCGCAGCGCGTGGGCTTCGCGCCGGACATCGTGCACCTCAACGACTGGCAGACGGGGCTCGCCGCGGTGGCGCTGCGCACCGGCTTCCGGCAGGGGGCGCTGGCCCGCGCGTGCACCGTGTTCACGGTGCACAACCTCGCCTACCAGGGGCACTTCCCCAAGGGCGTGATGGACGAGCTGGGGCTGCCCTGGAGCCTCTTTCGCGCGGAGGGCGGGCTCGAGTTCTACGACGGCATCAACCTGCTCAAGGCGGGGCTCGTCTTCTCCGACGCGCTCACCACCGTGTCGCCCACGTACGCGAAGGAGATCCAGACCCCCGAGCAGGGCTACGGGCTGGACGGGCTCCTGCGCGAGCGCGCGGAGGACCTGCACGGCATCGTCAACGGCATCGACGTGGGGGAGTGGGACCCGCGCACGGACCCGCACCTGCCCCAGCGCTTCGGCCCCGGAGACCTCGCGGGCAAGGCCGCCTGCAAGCGCGCGCTGCTCGAGCGCTTCGAGCTGCCCGCGCAGGGCGCCGCGGGCGAGGCCCCGCTCTTCGCCACCATCACCCGGCTCGCGCACCAGAAGGGCGTGGACCTGCTGCTCGCGGCGCTGCCGGACCTGCTCGCGCGGGGGGCGCGCTTCGTGGCCCTGGGCAACGGGGACCCGCGCTACGAGGCTGCGCTGCGGGAGCTCGCCCACGCGTGGCCGCGCCAGGTGGGCGTGCACATCGGCTTCGACGTGGCGCTGAGCCACCTCATCGAGGCCGGCGCGGACTTCTTCCTCATGCCCAGCCGCTACGAGCCCTGCGGCCTCAACCAGATGTACTCGCAGGCCTACGCCACGCTGCCCGTGGTGCGCGCCACCGGAGGCCTCGCGGACACGGTGGACGCGGGGCCCGAGGGGACCGGCATCGCCTTCGGCCCCTTCGAGCCCGAGGCGCTGCAGGGCGCGCTCGACCAGGCGCTCGCGCTCTACGCGGACGCGCCCCGCCTCGCGCGCTTTCGCGAGCGCGCGCTCGCCCGCGACTTCTCCTGGGCCGCGAGCGCGCGCCAGTACGAGGCGCTCTACCGCACGCTGCTCGCCGCGCCGTCCGGCGCACGCTAG